The sequence GCCAGATGCTGGCCCGTCTGCGCGAGGAAGGCCTGGTTGCCACCCGGCGCGAGGGGAAAACGGTGTATTACTCGCTGCAGGATCCAAAAACGGAAGAGACCATAGCCCTGCTTTACAAGCATTTCTGCAGCGGACTCTGAGCGGCCGGCCGGCAGCCCGGTCTGAAATCAACGGCCTGCCCTGAAGCGGACCCCGCGCTGCGCTTTGCGCAGCGCCACGCCCAACCGGAATGGGGCATTCTGCGAATGCGCCGGGACGGGCGGGAGCGCCCCGCCTTGCCTCACCCGCCTTGCCTCAGCTGTCCGCGCGCACGGTCTGGGTCTGAACGCCCAAGCCCTCGATCTCCAGCCGCATCACGTCACCCGGCTTCAGATAGACCGGTGCGGGCTTGATCCCCATGCCTACGCCCGGCGGTGTCCCGGTGGCGATCACGTCGCCTGGGTGCAAGGTCATCAGCTGGCTCAGATGCGCGATGATCTGGGCCACTGTGAATACCATTGTGCGGGTGCTGCCGGTTTGTTTGCGTTCGCCGTTCACGTCGCACGTGAGCCACAGCGCCTGCGGATCGGGCACCTCGTCCCGGGTCACCAGCCAGGGGCCTATGGGCCCGAAGCTGTCGCAGCTCTTGCCCTTGGTCCATTGGCCGGTCAGCTTAGTCTGAAAGTCGCGCTCCGACACATCGTTGATCACGCAGTACCCCGCAACGTGGTTCAGCGCCTCTGCCTCCGGCACGTATTTGGCAGCGGTGCCGATCACCACGCCCAATTCCACCTCCCAATCCGCAGCAACCGAGCCGCGCGGCAGGATCACGTCGTCATTTGCGCCAACAATCGAAGACGTGGCCTTGAGGAAGAGGATCGGATGCTCCGGCAGATCCATGTTCATTTCTTCGGCGTGATCGGTGTAGTTGAGGCCGATCCCCAGAAATTTGCCGGCCTGGCCGACACACGGCGCCAGGTCCGGCGCGCCCGGCACCAGCGGCAGGGTTTGCGGGTCCAGCGCGGCCAGCCGGGCCAAGGTCGCGTCATCCAGCACCGCTCCGGTGATATCCGGCACATGCGCGGACAGGTCCCGGACCGCGCCAGCGCTGTCCAACAACCCCGGCCGCACGTCTCCCCCGGCGCGGTATCGCAGCAGTTTCATGAGTGTTTCCCCTGTGTCCTGGTTGTTCCGGTTCAGTTGGAGACGTAGCCCGCCACCACCTGCAGCAGCTTGAAGGCGGTCGAGGCATCGTTTTCGACAACCGCCAGGAATTCCTCCTCGCCGATGCGCAGGCAGCGCAGGTCGCTCTCCGCTATCATGCTCAGCGCCCGGGGCTCCTGCCGGATCAGCCCCAGCTCTCCGACCAGCCGCCCGGGCCCGACCCTGGCAATCAACCGGTCCTCTGCACCCTCCTGCGGCAGATAAAGCCCCGCCTCGCCTTCGAGGATCATATAGGCGCCGTCCGAGGCCTCATCATCCTTGAGAAAAACCGCCTCGCCTTTGGCGGCCTCGTACCAGCGTGCGCCGAATGCCAGCAGGCGCAGCTGGCGGCGGTTCAGGCCGGAGAACAGTTCCGTCTGTTCCAGCGCCCGAAGCTTGCGGGCGAGGTCCTGGCTGGCCGCCCCCTCGCTGGCCGCCACCTCCTGCGCCTCGTCGCTGACCAGCCGTCCCTGGCGCAGTTCATAAAAGACGTCGAAAACATCCGGATTCTGGAAGCCGGACGCTAGGTAGATCAGCGTGGTGTCCGGCAGCAGTTTGCGCAGGTTTTTGTGCACTGCCACCCGGGTTTCAAGGTCATAGCTCGCCATGGCGGAATCCAGGATCAGGATATCCGGCCGCTTGATGGTGGCCCGGCAGAATGCCAGCGGTTCTGCGAAACTGGCTGCCAGCCCTTGCCCGCCGACGGCGATCGGCATGTCAAAGATCAGCTCTACCACCTGGTCGCGCAGCCCCTCGCGCACCATCAGATCCGAAACCAGCTTGCGCACCTCGTCGCCTTTGGCGCCGGCCGCATCGGAGATTTTACCGAACAAGGCGTTTTCAAGAACCGTCAAGGTGGGCGCAAAACTGCCGCCGGAAAACGGCACAAAGCTTGCCCCCAGCGTTTCCAGCAGGCTTTCCCCGTGCGTGCGGCGGAAACTCAGGATGCGCTCCTTCATCCCGTCCTCAAACGCCGGGCCGATCTGTTCCGCAGAAATGGTGAAGGGCACGATCAGCAGCTGCGCCAGCTCTTCGCGGCTGAGCGCTGCGGCGTTGTCGGCCCCCTGCCGGTCAACCAGGGCAATCGCTGCCTCATAGGCCTCCACATCCAGCCCCAGTTTGCGGAACAGCGGGTGGCCGGTGCCATCCATGCCAAAGATCTGCCGCAGCATCTCCACCACGTCGCGGGTCAGCGACACCAGCCCCTTGTCCAGCCCCAGCTGCTTGAGCTGGCCGAGAAACTCCGCGTGCCGCAGCAGCGTTTCAACGGTCATGGTTTCTTGAGACGCGGCAAACAGCAGGTTCTCCGCAACCGGCAGTGCCGGGTTGTAGCTGTCCGCGTCCAGAAAATGCACATGCACGTCCAGGCCTGCGATCTTGACGGCCTCGCGCACAGCCGGGCGCAGCCTGACCAGCTGTTCTGCAAGGTCCGGGTGCGCAGGGGCCTCAAAGTACTGCTCGATGCCGCGGCGGAACAATGCGGTGTCGGACCCTATCCCCTCCACCAGTTTCAGCCACCAGCCCCGCAGCTCCTCCTCGCTGGAGAATCCCGCCAGCTCCGGGTCCAGCCAGGGCGCGTCAAAGGGGTCCGGGCTGTTGCCAGCCCGAATGGCCGTTTCCAGCCGCTCAAGGTCTTGCGCCTCGCCCAGCGGGCGCAGGCGCATCGGCATCATCACATTGTCGCCGAACGAGCCCTGAAACAGAACCGGCCGCGAGGTGGCGTAGCCGATCCGTGCCGCCAGCGTGGCCTGGTGCATGCCGCTGAGGTTCTGGTCCGCCACCGTCACCGCGCCCGACGACGGCAGAATCTCCCTTGTCAGAAGTTCCGCCAGGGCGCGCCTGTCTTCCTCCGAGGGGGCGGCAATCCCGATCACCTGCCCGGCGGGGAAAGCGGCACTCAGCTCCTCCAGCACAAGGTTCCCGTCGGCGTCCCGCACGGTGACGGAATCCAGCACAATGTCACCTTTGAGGTGCGCCAGTTCCTCCGGCTCGCCGGTCATCAGCTTTTCGCCGACCATCCCCTGCGGTGCAAAGCGCTCAAGAACCACGTCCCAGCGCAAGCTCATGTCCTGGGTCTGGTTGTAATAGGCCAGCAGCTCTTTCCAGGGTGCTGCGAGGTCCTTGTAGGCGGCTAGCGCCGCCACCAGCGCCCCCAGCGAGACCTTGCCTTGCAGCACCAGATAGCCGCCGACCGCATAGAAGAAGAAGGGGGTCAGCTGGGTTATGAAGTTGTTGAGAAACTTCATAAAGAACTTCTTCTGATAGATCTGGAAGCGGATTTCGTACAGCCGTCCCAGCCGTTCGGTGATCACCGCCATCCGGTAGCGCCAGCCGCCGTTGATCCTCAGCGTCGCGGCGCCCGCGGCGCTTTCGCCGATCTCAGTGGCCAGCGCGCGCACCTGCTTGATCCGCTTTTTGTTCAGCTGGTTGATCTGGCGCTGCAGCATCGGGATCAGCCATCCCTGCAGCGGAATAAGCGCAATCGCCGCCATCCCGAACCAGAAGTTCTGCAGGAACAGGAAGAACAGGATGGTCAGCATCTGGCCCGCTTGCAGTACCGGCTGGCTGACCGCATCCCCCATCAGCCCGCCCATCGGTTCCGACTCGGAGGTCACCATCGACACCAGTTCGCCCTGGCTGACGCGCTCGAAATATGGCTGCGGAAAGCGCAGCACCCGGGCGATCAGCTGATAGCGGAAGCGGCGCAGCATGCGCTCGGCCAGCACCCCCTTCATGGTGTTGATCCGCATTTTCAGCAAGCCGTGACAGAGAACCGACACCAGGAAGGCGCCGCACAGGATCCACAGGAACGTCAGTTGGTCGAAACTGTAGCCGAGCACAGTGACGGTGGAAGTTTCCGAGCCGATTGCATCGTTGATTATCCGCTTGGGCAGTTCCAGCGTCAGATACAGCAGCGGGAACAGGCAGGCGGTGACCATCAGCAGCACCAGCTGATCGCGTTTCGAGTATTTCCAGATGAAACGGAACAGAGAGCGTTCGATGGGAAAGCTCCATCAATGGCGGCTTCGGGTGTGGTCTGCCTTATGGGTAGCGCGGTTTGGCGGGCACAGGCAATGGGCAGAAATCCGCTTTGTCCCGTTACGGCACCCTGCTGGCGCGGCATTTGCCAGGCGGCGAAAAATCCGTAAGGTTCCAGCCAGGTACCCATGCTGGAGGTCATTCGGTTTGCCGGACTATGTCGGATCTGTTCTGCTGCTGCTCTGCGCTTTGCAGGTCAAACACCTGTTTGCCGACTTCTTTCTGCAAACGCCCAAAATGCTATCCGGCCGCTGTGCCTATGTCCACGTGGGGCGCGCCCAGCATGCCGGGGTTCATGTCATCGGATCAGCCATCGTCTTTTTGCTGTTCGGCGCACCGGTGATGTTCATCCTGGTGCTCGGTGCGCTGGAATGGGTGGTGCATTTCCACATCGACTTCGGCAAGGCCCGGTTCTCCGAGCGCCGCAAGCTGAACCCGCAGCAACCGTTGTTCTGGCAGGCGATGGGCTCTGACCAGGCGCTGCACCAGCTGACCTATATCGCCATGGCCTGGGCCTGGGTGAAATACGCCGCGATGTAGAAGGCGGCCGCCGGCTTGGGAGCGCCCCCCCCAGCCCCCCGGGGTACTTCTGCAAAGAAGGAGCTCAAGAACGGGGCTAATTTTACTTTGCGCAAATACCCCTGCCGGAGGCATGCGCCGAAGGCGCACTTTTCAGGGTACCACAGGCTTGTCCCGTTTGATCGTGCGAAGCACCACATTGGTCTGGGCACTGGCAACCGCCGGAAGGCGGAACAGGAAATCCTCCAGGAACCGGTTATAGGCGTCCAGATCAGGCGCCAGCACCCGCAGATGATAATCGGCCTGGCCGGTGGTGGCATAGCATTCCTGCACCAGCGGGCTGGTCTCCACCGCCCGGATGAACTCCACCAGCTTGTCCGGATCGTGGCGGGTCAGATGCACGTGCACAATGGCCTGGAACGCCAGGCCCATGGCAGGCGCATTCACCACCGCGCCGTAGTGCTCAATAATGCCCGCATCCTCCAGCGCCCGCACCCGGCGCCACAGGGCAGAGGGCGACATGCCCACTGCCTCCGCCAAGTCGGCATTGGAGATGCGGGAATCTTCCTGCAGCAGGGTCAAAATACTGCGGTCGCGGTGATCAAGCTTCATCTGGCGGTCAGAATTTCCGGTCTTTCTCAAGTTTTCGGGTAATATACCCATATTCCTTCGTAAAACCAGCAAGTCTGGCAATTCATTTCACGCAGGGAGGATTATCTTTCCGCGATCAACAGTTTCCGAGCAAGGACTTCCCCCGCGATGACCAAGCTGAGCCACGATTTCCGCAGCTACAAGCTGGACGACCGTTACGAGATGACCAAGGGCCGAGTGTTCCTGACCGGCACCCAAGCGCTGGCCCGGGTGATGCTGGACCAGGCGCGCCGCGACCGCGAAGCGGGGCTGAACACCGCAGGGTTTGTATCGGGCTACCGCGGATCGCCGCTGGGCGGAGTGGACTTGGAATTCTGGCGCGCCAAGGCGCGGATGCAGGAAAACCGGATCAAGTTCATGCCCGCCGTGAACGAGGACCTGGGCGCCACCGCCGTTCTGGGCGCCCAGCAGGCGGTGCTGGACCCGCACTGCGAGGTCGAGGGCGTGTTTTCCATGTGGTATGGCAAGGGACCGGGCGTCGACCGGTCGGGCGACGCGCTGAAGCACGGCAACGCCTATGGCTCGTCCGCCAAGGGCGGCGTCCTAGTGGTGGCCGGCGACGACCACGGCTGTGTCAGCTCCTCCATGCCGCACCAGTCTGACGTCGCCTTCATGTCCTGGTTCATGCCGGTGCTGAACCCGGCGGATGTCTCTGAATATCTGACCTTTGGCGAGTACGGCTTTGCCTTGTCGCGCTACTCCGGCACCTGGGTTGGCATCAAGGCGGTTTCGGAAACCGTGGAAAGCGCGCGCTCGGTCGAGCTGCAGCCGGACCGCCAGTTCGTTTTTCCCGATCTGCCGGAGTATCCCGGCGGCCTGCATATCCGCCGCGCCGACCTGCCCTCGCCCGAGATCGAGACCCGCATCCACGCCAAGCTGGACGCGGTGCGCACCTTTGCCGAGGCGAACCCGATCGACAAGCGGATCTATGACATCAAAGAGGCCCGCTTCGGTTTCGTGTCCACCGGCAAGGGCCACCTGGACTTGATGGAGGCGCTGCGGCTTCTGGGGCTGGATGAGGCCGCGTGCCGCCGCCTGGGCATCGACATCTACAAGGTCGGCATGGTCTGGCCGCTGGACCGCACCGATGCGCTGAAGTTCGTTAAGGGCAAGCAGGAAGTTCTGGTTGTCGAAGAAAAGCGCGGCATCATCGAGAGCCAGTTCAAGGAAAACTTCTATGACTGGCCCGGCAACAAGCCGGAGAAGATGGTCGGCAAATACGACAGCGAGGGCAACCCGCTGATCCCCTGGACCGGAGAGCTGAGCCCGCTGCTGCTGGCGCCGATCGTGGCAGCGCGGCTGGACAAGTTCTTCCCGGAGGAAAACCTGCCCGCTAAGGCGGCAGCGCTGACTGCGGAGCCGCCGAAGGTGCTGAACGTGCCTGGTGCCACCCGCACGCCCTATTTCTGCTCCGGCTGCCCGCACAACACCTCAACCAAGCTGCCGGCGGGATCCAAGGCGTTTTCCGGCATCGGCTGCCACGTGATGGCGAGCTGGATGGACCGCGAGACGGCGGGCTATGCGCAGATGGGTGGCGAAGGCGTGCCGTGGACCGTGGCCTCGCAGTTCAACGGGGGCAAGCATGTGTTCCAGAACCTGGGCGAAGGCACCTGGTATCACTCCGGCTCGCTGGCGATCCGGCAGGCGGTCGCGGCCGGCACCAACATCACCTACAAGATCCTTTACAATGACGCGGTGGCGATGACCGGCGGCCAGCCGGTGGACGGGCCGGTCTCGGTGCATGGCATCGCGCAGACCTGCCGTGCCGAAGGGGTTGAACGGATTGCCCTGGTCTCGGACGACATCGGCAAGTTCAGCCGCGGCGACTTCCCGGCGGGCACAACCTTCCACGACCGCAGCGCGCTGGACACGGTTCAGCGGGAACTGCGCGAGATCCCCGGCGTCACCGTGCTGATCTACGAACAGACCTGCGCCACCGAAAAGCGCCGCCGCCGCAAGCGCGGCAAGATGGAAGACCCGGCCAAGTTTGCCTTCATCAACGATCTGGTCTGCGAAGGCTGCGGGGATTGCTCGGTGGAGTCCAACTGCCTGAGCGTGGAGCCGAAGGAGACGCCCTTTGGCCGCAAGCGCAAGATCAACCTGTCGACCTGCAACAAGGATTTTTCCTGCCTGAACGGCTTCTGCCCCAGCTTTGTAACCGTCGAAGGTGCCGCCCGCCGCAAGAAGAAGATCGCCGGGCTGGATGCCGCTGCGCTGACGGCCAAGCTGCCCGCGCCCGAACTGCCCGCGCTTTCAGAGCCGTTTGACCTGCTGGTCACCGGGGTTGGCGGCACCGGCGTTGTCACCGTGGGCGCACTGATCACAATGGCGGCGCATCTGGAGGGCAAGGGCGCAAGCGTGTTGGATTTCACCGGCTTTGCCCAGAAGTTCGGCACGGTTCTGAGCTATATCCGGCTGTCGACTGCTCCGGACACTTTGAACCAAGTGCGGATTGATCAGGCCGGCGCGGATGCCGTGATCGGCTGCGATGTGGTGGTCAGCTCGGCGCCCAAGGCCTCGGTCCATTACCGGTCCGGCACCAAGGTGGTGCTGAACCGGGCGGAGATGCCTACTGGCGACCTGGTGCTGCGCCGCGATGCAGACCTGATGGCGGGCGTGCGCGAGAAGACCATCGCCGATGCTGTCGGTCCGAAAAACCTCTCCGGCTTCAACGCCAATGAGGCGGCGGAAAAGATGCTGGGCGATGCGGTTCTGGCCAACGTCATGATGCTGGGCTTTGCCTGGCAAAAGGGGCTGGTGCCGGTCAGCGCCGGCGCGCTGGACCAGGCGATTGAGCTGAACGGCGTTGCGATTGACAAGAACCGCCTGGCCTTTGCCATCGGGCGCGCCATGGCGGTTGATCCGAACCTGGTTGCCAGCCATTACGAGGAAGCACCCCAGAGGGAGGAAACGCTGGACGAGCTGATTGAGCGCCGTGCTACTTTCCTCACCGGATATCAGAACATGGCCTATGCCAGCCGCTATACCGCGGCCCTGAACCGGTTCCGCGAGGCGCTGCCCCGCGACGCGCAGGAGGAGCTGACGGCAGCAGCAGCCCGGTCGCTGTTCAAACTGATGGCCTACAAGGACGAGTATGAGGTCGCCAGGCTGCTGACCAGCGACAGGTTCCGGCATCAGCTGGAGGAGGAGTTCGAGGGCGATTTCTCCGTGAAATACCACCTCGCCCCGCCGCTGCTGAACTGGAAGCAGGACGCACGCGGGCGCCCGGTCAAACGGGCCTTTGGCGCCTGGCTGCGTCCGGCGATGAACCTTTTGGCCAAAGGCAAGGCTCTGCGCGGTTCGGCCTTTAACATCTTCGGCTACCACGAAGAGGCCCGGCTGCACCGCGAGCTGCTGGCCTGGTATGAGGGCATGCTCGACACCGTCGCCAGCCGCTACGCCGCAGAGAAGCGCGAAGCCTGCCTGAAGCTGCTGAAAGCGCCAATGGAAATCCGCGGTTACGGCCCGGTGCGCCTGCAAGCCGCCAAGGATGTCCGTGCGGACGCCGCGGAAACGCTCAACAACCTGTAATCCAAACCGCCGGCCCGCACGGGCCGGCGTGTCACACATCCCAGTGCTGGCGGGTGAATTCGGTAAAGGCTTCCATTTCCTGCGGCAGCGGCTCGCGCCCGGTGAACACCTTGAGGTATTCCGGCGTCACCTCCAGCCGGTGGGCGTGGCTTTCGTTCGGGTCAGCCATGTCATAGCCAAGCTGCATGTAATAAAGCACTTTGGCGCGGGTCACCGCCTCTCGCCCCGGGTAGCCGTAACGTTCGAACATGCCGGTCAAGGCTTCGACCCGGCGGCGGTCCGAGCGGTCCAGCAGGCTGCGCACTTTGCCGGAACGGCGCGACCAGTCGCGCACCGCGAAATCCAGGGCGGTGTTGAACAGGTTGGGGTTGGTGATGCAGTGGAACACGTTCAGCACCGCCCCGGTGATGGTCCTGGCCGGAGCCTCGGCCTGGCGGACCATGCCTGCGGTGTTGGTCTGCTCCCAAGTCTTCAGCAGCGCATCCAGCAGATCCTGGCGCGACTTGAAATACCAGTAGAAGGACGAGCGCGAGACCTGCATCCGCTCCGCCAGCGCCAGCACCTTCACCTGCTCCACCCCGTCAGAGATCAGCACATCCATCGCTACATTCAGCCAGTCATTGCGGGTGACTTTGATATTGCCGACCAGCGGCTCAGCCTCCGGATCGTCGCGGTGGAGAACAGGTTTCTGCGCCATGTGCGTCCCTTCGGATCCTTCGCATTTACGGTCATCTTATTCCGGGGGGACTGCGGGCGCCAACATCGCAGTTCCGCAGGCCGGCAACAGCGGTAAAAGCCGAGTGGCCTGAAGGCCACAGGCCCTGCGCGGCAGGTCTGTTTCGCTCCAGACCACCCGCCGCAGCGCCGTGCTGCACTACGCAAATGCCGGTTAAATTTCCCTTTCACCGCGGGCCACTGGCCAAATGGGGTTTGACTAACCGGGGCCCGGCGCGCGAAGGTGAGGCAAAAAAACAGGGGAACACACGATCTCATGCACGCCTTGAATCAGCCGGGCGGACACATCTGAATGCGCCCGCTGCTGTCCGTCGAAAACCTCAGCATAGGATTCAACAAGGACGACTCCGTCGTGAAAGACGTGAGCTTTGCCGTCCGGCCGGGCGAAACACTAGCCCTGGTCGGGGAAAGCGGGTCCGGCAAAACAGTCTCCTGCCGCGCGGTTCTGCGCATCCTGCCGAAGGTGGCGCAGCTGCGCTCAGGGCGCATCCTGCTGGACACGGGCAAGGGCCAGCTGGATCTGGCCACGCTGGAAGAACGCCGCATGCGCGACGTGCGCGGCAACATCGTGTCGATGATCTTTCAGGAGCCGATGCGTTCCTTGTCCCCTTTGCACCGGATCGGCAACCAGGTGTCCGAGGTGCTGTGGCTGCATGGCCGAAAGAGCGAGCGCGAAGCCCGCAAACTGGTATTGGAGTGCTTTGAACGGGTCGGTTTCCCGGAGCCCGAACAAACCTACCGCTCTTACCCCTTTGAATTGTCCGGGGGGATGCGGCAGCGGGCGATGATCGCCATGGCGATGGTGGCCAAGCCTCAGCTGCTGATCGCCGATGAGCCGACCACGGCGCTGGATGTGACCACCCAGGCGCAGGTGCTGGGGCTGATGAAGGATCTGCAGCGCGAAACCGGCATGGCGATGATCCTGGTGACCCATGATCTGGGCGTCGTCGCAAACATGGCAGAACAGGTGGTGGTGATGCACAAAGGCCGGGTGATGGAATCCGGCGGGGCTGAGCCGATGCTGCGTGCGCCGGCCCATCCCTACACCCAGGCGCTGTTCAAGGCTGCGCCGGAAATCCCGGATGAGGCGGTGGTTGCCATCCCGCCCTCCCGCGAGGACCTGATCTTGGAAATGACATCGGTCTCCAAGACCTACACGCTCAGGGCCGGCAAGGGCTGGCAGGCGCCAACCCTGATCCACGCCTGCCGCGAGATCGACCTGCGGATGAGCCGCGGAGAGACACTTGCGATCGTCGGCGAGAGCGGCTCCGGCAAGACCACTGCGGCCCGGATCGCGCTGGGGGCAGAACTGCCCGATCCCGGCGGCGAGGTGCTGTTCCGGCCGGCGCCCGGGGAGCCGGCGGTTGCGGTCCATGACATGGACCGCACTGCACGCACCGCCTTTCAGCGCCAGGCACAGATGGTGTTCCAGGACCCCTACTCCTCGCTGTCACCCAGGATGCGCATTCAGGACACGCTGGTGGAGCCGTTGGACATCCACCGCATCGGCAGCCGCGCCGACCGCCGTGACAAGGCGG is a genomic window of Leisingera caerulea DSM 24564 containing:
- a CDS encoding fumarylacetoacetate hydrolase family protein; translation: MKLLRYRAGGDVRPGLLDSAGAVRDLSAHVPDITGAVLDDATLARLAALDPQTLPLVPGAPDLAPCVGQAGKFLGIGLNYTDHAEEMNMDLPEHPILFLKATSSIVGANDDVILPRGSVAADWEVELGVVIGTAAKYVPEAEALNHVAGYCVINDVSERDFQTKLTGQWTKGKSCDSFGPIGPWLVTRDEVPDPQALWLTCDVNGERKQTGSTRTMVFTVAQIIAHLSQLMTLHPGDVIATGTPPGVGMGIKPAPVYLKPGDVMRLEIEGLGVQTQTVRADS
- a CDS encoding DUF3307 domain-containing protein, producing MPDYVGSVLLLLCALQVKHLFADFFLQTPKMLSGRCAYVHVGRAQHAGVHVIGSAIVFLLFGAPVMFILVLGALEWVVHFHIDFGKARFSERRKLNPQQPLFWQAMGSDQALHQLTYIAMAWAWVKYAAM
- a CDS encoding Lrp/AsnC family transcriptional regulator; this encodes MKLDHRDRSILTLLQEDSRISNADLAEAVGMSPSALWRRVRALEDAGIIEHYGAVVNAPAMGLAFQAIVHVHLTRHDPDKLVEFIRAVETSPLVQECYATTGQADYHLRVLAPDLDAYNRFLEDFLFRLPAVASAQTNVVLRTIKRDKPVVP
- a CDS encoding ABC transporter transmembrane domain-containing protein, with product MVTACLFPLLYLTLELPKRIINDAIGSETSTVTVLGYSFDQLTFLWILCGAFLVSVLCHGLLKMRINTMKGVLAERMLRRFRYQLIARVLRFPQPYFERVSQGELVSMVTSESEPMGGLMGDAVSQPVLQAGQMLTILFFLFLQNFWFGMAAIALIPLQGWLIPMLQRQINQLNKKRIKQVRALATEIGESAAGAATLRINGGWRYRMAVITERLGRLYEIRFQIYQKKFFMKFLNNFITQLTPFFFYAVGGYLVLQGKVSLGALVAALAAYKDLAAPWKELLAYYNQTQDMSLRWDVVLERFAPQGMVGEKLMTGEPEELAHLKGDIVLDSVTVRDADGNLVLEELSAAFPAGQVIGIAAPSEEDRRALAELLTREILPSSGAVTVADQNLSGMHQATLAARIGYATSRPVLFQGSFGDNVMMPMRLRPLGEAQDLERLETAIRAGNSPDPFDAPWLDPELAGFSSEEELRGWWLKLVEGIGSDTALFRRGIEQYFEAPAHPDLAEQLVRLRPAVREAVKIAGLDVHVHFLDADSYNPALPVAENLLFAASQETMTVETLLRHAEFLGQLKQLGLDKGLVSLTRDVVEMLRQIFGMDGTGHPLFRKLGLDVEAYEAAIALVDRQGADNAAALSREELAQLLIVPFTISAEQIGPAFEDGMKERILSFRRTHGESLLETLGASFVPFSGGSFAPTLTVLENALFGKISDAAGAKGDEVRKLVSDLMVREGLRDQVVELIFDMPIAVGGQGLAASFAEPLAFCRATIKRPDILILDSAMASYDLETRVAVHKNLRKLLPDTTLIYLASGFQNPDVFDVFYELRQGRLVSDEAQEVAASEGAASQDLARKLRALEQTELFSGLNRRQLRLLAFGARWYEAAKGEAVFLKDDEASDGAYMILEGEAGLYLPQEGAEDRLIARVGPGRLVGELGLIRQEPRALSMIAESDLRCLRIGEEEFLAVVENDASTAFKLLQVVAGYVSN
- a CDS encoding indolepyruvate ferredoxin oxidoreductase family protein translates to MTKLSHDFRSYKLDDRYEMTKGRVFLTGTQALARVMLDQARRDREAGLNTAGFVSGYRGSPLGGVDLEFWRAKARMQENRIKFMPAVNEDLGATAVLGAQQAVLDPHCEVEGVFSMWYGKGPGVDRSGDALKHGNAYGSSAKGGVLVVAGDDHGCVSSSMPHQSDVAFMSWFMPVLNPADVSEYLTFGEYGFALSRYSGTWVGIKAVSETVESARSVELQPDRQFVFPDLPEYPGGLHIRRADLPSPEIETRIHAKLDAVRTFAEANPIDKRIYDIKEARFGFVSTGKGHLDLMEALRLLGLDEAACRRLGIDIYKVGMVWPLDRTDALKFVKGKQEVLVVEEKRGIIESQFKENFYDWPGNKPEKMVGKYDSEGNPLIPWTGELSPLLLAPIVAARLDKFFPEENLPAKAAALTAEPPKVLNVPGATRTPYFCSGCPHNTSTKLPAGSKAFSGIGCHVMASWMDRETAGYAQMGGEGVPWTVASQFNGGKHVFQNLGEGTWYHSGSLAIRQAVAAGTNITYKILYNDAVAMTGGQPVDGPVSVHGIAQTCRAEGVERIALVSDDIGKFSRGDFPAGTTFHDRSALDTVQRELREIPGVTVLIYEQTCATEKRRRRKRGKMEDPAKFAFINDLVCEGCGDCSVESNCLSVEPKETPFGRKRKINLSTCNKDFSCLNGFCPSFVTVEGAARRKKKIAGLDAAALTAKLPAPELPALSEPFDLLVTGVGGTGVVTVGALITMAAHLEGKGASVLDFTGFAQKFGTVLSYIRLSTAPDTLNQVRIDQAGADAVIGCDVVVSSAPKASVHYRSGTKVVLNRAEMPTGDLVLRRDADLMAGVREKTIADAVGPKNLSGFNANEAAEKMLGDAVLANVMMLGFAWQKGLVPVSAGALDQAIELNGVAIDKNRLAFAIGRAMAVDPNLVASHYEEAPQREETLDELIERRATFLTGYQNMAYASRYTAALNRFREALPRDAQEELTAAAARSLFKLMAYKDEYEVARLLTSDRFRHQLEEEFEGDFSVKYHLAPPLLNWKQDARGRPVKRAFGAWLRPAMNLLAKGKALRGSAFNIFGYHEEARLHRELLAWYEGMLDTVASRYAAEKREACLKLLKAPMEIRGYGPVRLQAAKDVRADAAETLNNL
- a CDS encoding TetR/AcrR family transcriptional regulator, with product MAQKPVLHRDDPEAEPLVGNIKVTRNDWLNVAMDVLISDGVEQVKVLALAERMQVSRSSFYWYFKSRQDLLDALLKTWEQTNTAGMVRQAEAPARTITGAVLNVFHCITNPNLFNTALDFAVRDWSRRSGKVRSLLDRSDRRRVEALTGMFERYGYPGREAVTRAKVLYYMQLGYDMADPNESHAHRLEVTPEYLKVFTGREPLPQEMEAFTEFTRQHWDV
- a CDS encoding ABC transporter ATP-binding protein, whose product is MRPLLSVENLSIGFNKDDSVVKDVSFAVRPGETLALVGESGSGKTVSCRAVLRILPKVAQLRSGRILLDTGKGQLDLATLEERRMRDVRGNIVSMIFQEPMRSLSPLHRIGNQVSEVLWLHGRKSEREARKLVLECFERVGFPEPEQTYRSYPFELSGGMRQRAMIAMAMVAKPQLLIADEPTTALDVTTQAQVLGLMKDLQRETGMAMILVTHDLGVVANMAEQVVVMHKGRVMESGGAEPMLRAPAHPYTQALFKAAPEIPDEAVVAIPPSREDLILEMTSVSKTYTLRAGKGWQAPTLIHACREIDLRMSRGETLAIVGESGSGKTTAARIALGAELPDPGGEVLFRPAPGEPAVAVHDMDRTARTAFQRQAQMVFQDPYSSLSPRMRIQDTLVEPLDIHRIGSRADRRDKAADMLRLVGLSPDMLKRYPHAFSGGQRQRLSIARALMLDPALIVCDEPTSALDVSVQEQILRLLEEIRDQQKLSYLFISHDLAVVARIADEVAVMRRGLIVEQAPPETLFYNPQHPYTKALIAAQPEPDVDRPINLKLVAQGAGAPECWPEEFRFDGAEAPPLVNMLHLEHGHKVRCHV